The following proteins are encoded in a genomic region of Brachypodium distachyon strain Bd21 chromosome 1, Brachypodium_distachyon_v3.0, whole genome shotgun sequence:
- the LOC100829426 gene encoding putative clathrin assembly protein At2g25430 — MSSSTIRKALGAVKDQTSIGLAKVTSNIAPELDVLIVKTTSHDDEPAEERHIREILHLTSGSRAHVAAAVAGCSRRLSRTRDYVVALKSLMLVHRLLTDGDSFFHRELLHATRRGTRLLNLSDFRDEAHSGSWDHSAFVRTYALYLDQRLEFLLHERKQGANPNAAPSLNGPSPRDRWGSPDPYGRRSPSYTSPGNGSGSGYGGYDDHRERNGGNSDDKRPPTPVRDMKPERVLGRMHHLQQLLDRFLACRPTGGAKQSRMVLVALYQMVRESFQLYADICEVLAVLLDRFFDMEYADCVKAFEAYASAAKQIDELCSFYAWCKDTGVARSSEYPEVQRVTDKLLETLEEFMRDRAKRPKSPPREPEPEPVKEEEPEPDMNSIKALPAPEDFKEPEPVKVEEEVKPEPPPKPQGDLVDLREDTVSADEQGNRLALALFQGPPAGGGNNGSWEAFPSNGGNEVTSAWQNPAAEPGKADWELALVETASNLSKQKATMTGGMDPLLLNGMYDQGVVRQHVNAQATTGSSSSVALPAPGQKTQMLALPAPDGSMQNVGGDPFAASLTFAPPSYVQMAEMEKKQQFLTQEQMMWQQYQRDGMQGPSSLAKLDRTYNNGFGPNPAMPYGMPNPTPMAYTANTGYYYPTY, encoded by the coding sequence AGCTCGACGTGCTCATCGTCAAGACCACCAGCCACGACGACGAGCCGGCCGAGGAGCGCCACATCCGCGAGATCCTCCACCTCACCTCCGGATCccgcgcccacgtcgccgccgccgtcgccgggtgCTCCCGCAGGCTCTCCCGCACCCGCGACTACGTCGTCGCGCTCAAGTCGCTCATGCTCGTGCACCGTCTCCTCACCGACGGCGACTCCTTCTTCCACCGGGAGCTCCTCCACGCCACGCGCCGAGGCACCCGCCTGCTCAACCTCTCCGACTTCCGTGACGAGGCGCACTCTGGATCGTGGGACCACTCCGCCTTCGTCCGCACGTACGCGCTGTATCTCGACCAGCGCCTTGAGTTCCTCCTCCACGAGCGCAAGCAGGGTGCCAACCCTAACGCTGCCCCCAGCCTCAATGGGCCATCGCCGCGTGACCGTTGGGGTTCACCTGACCCATATGgccggcggtcaccttccTACACCTCCCCGGGAAACGGGTCTGGGTCAGGATATGGAGGATACGATGATCACCGCGAGAGGAATGGTGGAAACTCTGATGACAAGAGGCCGCCGACCCCTGTGAGGGACATGAAGCCGGAGCGTGTCCTCGGCCGTATGCACCatctgcagcagctgctcgaCAGGTTCCTGGCCTGCCGCCCCACAGGTGGTGCGAAGCAAAGCAGGATGGTGCTGGTTGCGCTGTATCAGATGGTGAGGGAGAGCTTCCAGCTCTATGCTGATATCTGCGAGGTACTCGCAGTGCTCCTGGACCGGTTCTTCGACATGGAATATGCTGATTGTGTGAAGGCCTTTGAGGCATATGCCAGCGCTGCAAAGCAGATTGATGAACTTTGTTCATTCTATGCTTGGTGTAAGGATACTGGGGTGGCAAGGTCATCTGAGTACCCAGAGGTGCAGCGTGTCACTGATAAGTTGCTCGAGACATTGGAGGAATTTATGAGGGACCGGGCAAAGCGTCCAAAGAGCCCACCACGCGAGCCTGAGCCTGAGCCCGTCAAGGAGGAAGAGCCTGAGCCGGACATGAACAGCATCAAGGCGCTTCCTGCGCCAGAGGATTTTAAGGAGCCTGAACCTGTGAAGGTGGAGGAAGAGGTGAAGCCAGAACCCCCGCCAAAGCCCCAGGGTGATTTGGTGGATCTTAGAGAAGACACAGTTAGTGCAGATGAGCAAGGTAATAGGCTTGCTCTGGCTCTCTTCCAAGGGCCACCTGCTGGTGGTGGTAACAATGGGTCATGGGAGGCCTTCCCTTCCAATGGTGGCAACGAGGTGACTTCTGCATGGCAGAATCCAGCGGCTGAACCTGGGAAGGCTGATTGGGAACTCGCCCTTGTGGAGACAGCTAGTAACCTGTCAAAGCAAAAGGCCACAATGACAGGTGGTATGGATCCTCTGCTACTGAATGGTATGTATGACCAAGGTGTTGTGCGCCAGCATGTCAATGCACAGGCAACCACCGGGAGCTCCAGCAGTGTCGCCCTACCTGCACCGGGACAGAAAACACAGATGCTGGCTCTTCCTGCACCAGACGGTTCAATGCAGAATGTTGGTGGAGATCCATTCGCGGCATCCCTTACCTTTGCACCACCGTCCTATGTGCAGATGGCAGAGATGGAGAAAAAGCAGCAGTTCTTGACACAGGAGCAGATGATGTGGCAGCAGTACCAAAGGGACGGCATGCAGGGGCCATCGAGCTTAGCCAAGCTCGATCGGACCTACAACAATGGTTTCGGTCCAAACCCAGCCATGCCATATGGGATGCCGAACCCCACACCGATGGCTTACACTGCGAATACCGGGTATTACTACCCCACTTACTGA